The Methanoculleus marisnigri JR1 genome window below encodes:
- a CDS encoding Yip1 family protein, with protein MDTGFLRVLFDPGRFFEARMQDRPSLKIPALIAVVMGLIGAVSVIPMTDITMAMLPAEMQGLGLLMTIISAGVAFVGGLLGWIIYGFVFHLVSMVFKGQGPLERTMEFTGYGLLPQVFGGIIGTYFSFQLLSGLNIPPMTSPEQMVEFSEELVSVLATDPLAQIAGIVTILFTIWSANIWVFGMKHARNLSTRDAVLTVGIPVGLYILYLLIKLAGWL; from the coding sequence ATGGATACTGGATTTCTCCGGGTGTTGTTTGATCCCGGGCGTTTCTTTGAAGCGCGCATGCAGGACAGACCGAGCCTGAAGATACCGGCGCTGATCGCAGTCGTCATGGGGCTGATCGGTGCGGTCTCGGTCATACCGATGACGGATATAACCATGGCCATGCTTCCCGCAGAGATGCAGGGCCTCGGGCTGCTCATGACGATCATCTCCGCCGGCGTTGCCTTCGTCGGCGGGCTCCTGGGCTGGATCATCTACGGTTTCGTCTTCCACCTCGTCTCGATGGTCTTCAAGGGTCAGGGCCCCCTCGAGCGGACGATGGAGTTCACCGGCTACGGTCTCCTCCCTCAGGTATTCGGGGGGATCATCGGGACCTACTTCTCCTTCCAGCTCCTCTCGGGCCTGAACATCCCGCCCATGACAAGCCCCGAGCAGATGGTGGAGTTCTCCGAGGAACTGGTGAGCGTTCTCGCGACCGATCCTCTGGCGCAGATCGCCGGGATCGTGACCATCCTCTTCACGATCTGGAGTGCGAACATCTGGGTCTTCGGTATGAAGCACGCGCGGAACCTCTCCACGCGGGACGCGGTTCTCACCGTCGGGATACCCGTGGGGCTTTATATCCTCTATCTGCTCATCAAACTTGCCGGATGGCTGTAA
- a CDS encoding tetratricopeptide repeat protein: MELPWKSVEAWCKKGRAYAEQGQYDRAVECYDQAIRQNTGAGDAWYHKGLALAAARRHREALECFDQVVRIDPTCGRFWLARGQTLYDLGECREAIGSCGQAVKLAPDSANAWFIRGHALRKIGLSPEAIECYDRVVALEPNRIDAWLARGTALAAERRYEAAIECYDRVVALEPKNANAWYARGTIETLLSRYEDAIASYGQAVAIDPNHAETWYNRGCALSALKRYDEAIGCFDRAIALRPDDAETWYNRGRALQNLERYEEALDCYERAFRINPDYPGIWNHKATVLKKLKRYDLSLACFDRALRVNAVDAEIWHQKGLLYFTLKRYGDAIECLSQALKLQPGHTDAEYYRGESYYALGNCEAAIDCYRAVVRLNPENAVAWNNCGNALYHLKHYEEALVCYERALEIDPENRRVWNNKASVLSVLSHYDKALVCYDQELLAHPENADAWYNKGVALFVLGRYSEAVTCYAHVLEIDPARAEVWNTMGNALVILERSEEALECYDLALAASPDDIEALNGKAVALINLDRPAEAAKYYERLQRLPAWQRERNSGKRKGL; encoded by the coding sequence ATGGAACTCCCCTGGAAGAGCGTCGAGGCCTGGTGCAAAAAAGGGCGTGCATACGCCGAGCAGGGGCAGTACGACCGGGCCGTCGAGTGCTACGACCAGGCCATCCGCCAGAACACCGGCGCCGGCGACGCCTGGTACCATAAAGGGCTTGCCCTCGCGGCCGCCCGGCGCCACCGGGAAGCGCTCGAATGCTTCGACCAGGTGGTCAGGATCGACCCGACCTGCGGCCGGTTCTGGCTGGCCCGGGGGCAGACGCTCTACGACCTCGGGGAGTGCCGGGAGGCGATTGGTTCCTGCGGCCAGGCGGTGAAACTCGCGCCGGACTCCGCGAACGCCTGGTTCATCCGGGGCCACGCCCTCAGAAAGATCGGGCTTTCCCCCGAGGCAATCGAGTGCTACGACCGGGTGGTCGCGCTCGAACCGAACCGGATCGATGCCTGGCTCGCTCGCGGCACGGCGCTTGCCGCCGAACGCCGATACGAGGCGGCGATCGAGTGCTACGACCGGGTGGTCGCGCTCGAGCCAAAAAACGCGAACGCCTGGTACGCCAGAGGGACCATCGAGACCCTCCTCTCCCGCTACGAGGACGCGATCGCCTCCTACGGCCAGGCCGTCGCCATCGACCCGAACCACGCCGAGACCTGGTACAACCGGGGATGCGCGCTTTCGGCGCTCAAGCGCTACGACGAGGCAATCGGGTGCTTCGACCGGGCGATCGCCCTCCGCCCCGACGACGCCGAGACCTGGTACAACCGGGGCCGCGCACTGCAGAATCTGGAGCGTTACGAAGAGGCGCTCGACTGCTACGAGCGGGCGTTCCGGATCAACCCCGATTATCCCGGTATCTGGAATCACAAGGCCACGGTGCTGAAGAAGCTGAAACGCTACGACCTCTCGCTCGCCTGCTTCGACCGGGCGCTCCGGGTGAACGCCGTCGACGCGGAGATCTGGCACCAGAAGGGCCTGCTCTACTTTACCCTGAAGCGCTACGGAGATGCGATAGAGTGCCTCAGTCAGGCGCTCAAACTCCAGCCCGGTCACACTGACGCAGAATACTACCGGGGCGAGAGTTACTACGCCCTCGGGAACTGCGAGGCCGCGATCGACTGCTACCGGGCCGTGGTCAGGCTGAATCCCGAGAACGCCGTAGCCTGGAACAACTGCGGCAACGCACTTTACCACCTCAAGCACTACGAGGAGGCACTCGTCTGTTACGAGCGGGCGCTTGAGATCGACCCGGAGAACCGCCGGGTCTGGAACAACAAAGCGAGCGTTCTCTCCGTTCTGTCACATTACGACAAGGCGCTCGTATGCTACGACCAGGAACTCCTGGCCCACCCGGAGAACGCGGACGCCTGGTACAATAAAGGGGTCGCGCTCTTCGTCCTCGGGCGGTACAGCGAGGCCGTCACCTGCTATGCCCATGTGCTCGAGATCGATCCCGCGAGAGCCGAGGTCTGGAACACGATGGGGAACGCACTCGTGATCCTGGAGCGCTCCGAAGAGGCTCTCGAGTGCTACGACCTGGCGCTCGCCGCGAGCCCCGACGACATCGAAGCGCTCAACGGGAAGGCGGTGGCCCTCATAAATCTCGACCGTCCCGCCGAAGCGGCCAAATACTACGAGAGGCTGCAGCGGCTGCCGGCATGGCAGCGAGAACGGAATTCGGGAAAAAGGAAGGGGCTTTAA
- a CDS encoding GerW family sporulation protein, whose translation MLQITVDQLARTLCASAVLGAPIEAGERVIIPVAEFGLGFGAGEGSGEKKEGSPAGGSGSASGGGGGISAVALIIITRGVPGPEGVQVVSLKKKSEIAEVISTIGEAVGPHVERVLEKGSEMLQQHKGGRTSPAPEGKEIPIGGEGEA comes from the coding sequence ATGCTTCAGATAACCGTCGATCAACTTGCACGAACACTCTGCGCGAGCGCGGTCCTCGGTGCCCCGATCGAGGCCGGCGAGCGGGTGATCATACCGGTCGCCGAGTTCGGGCTCGGGTTCGGCGCCGGAGAAGGCTCCGGAGAGAAGAAGGAAGGCAGCCCTGCCGGCGGATCCGGATCCGCAAGTGGAGGTGGAGGCGGCATATCGGCCGTCGCCCTGATCATCATCACCAGAGGTGTCCCCGGCCCCGAGGGTGTCCAGGTGGTGTCGCTGAAGAAGAAGAGCGAGATCGCCGAGGTCATCTCGACGATCGGGGAAGCGGTCGGCCCCCACGTCGAGCGGGTGCTCGAGAAGGGCTCCGAGATGCTGCAGCAGCACAAGGGCGGCAGAACGTCCCCGGCACCGGAAGGAAAGGAGATCCCGATCGGCGGTGAAGGAGAGGCATAA
- a CDS encoding ABC transporter ATP-binding protein: MPVISFENVTKVYPLPAGDVVALAGVDLAIEKGEFVLIMGPSGSGKSTLLNIMGSLDVPTSGEVTIAEKRIGGMDDDDLTLLRRDHIGFVFQQFNLIPLLSIVENVEYPLILKGRQNGTRERAEEVLQAVGIEKTHFTHKPGEISGGQQQRVAIARALVNDPAFLLCDEPTGNLDSKTGTAIMTLLDRMNREEGKTVVMVTHDPRMTEYADRTIRLVDGRIA; the protein is encoded by the coding sequence ATGCCGGTCATCAGTTTCGAGAACGTGACAAAGGTCTACCCCCTCCCGGCGGGCGACGTCGTGGCGCTGGCCGGGGTGGATCTCGCCATCGAGAAGGGCGAGTTCGTCCTGATCATGGGCCCCTCGGGGTCGGGGAAGTCGACGCTCTTGAACATCATGGGCTCGCTCGACGTTCCGACCTCAGGCGAGGTCACGATCGCCGAAAAGCGGATCGGCGGGATGGACGACGACGACCTGACCCTTCTGCGGCGTGACCATATCGGGTTCGTCTTCCAGCAGTTCAACCTGATCCCGCTGCTTTCGATCGTCGAGAACGTCGAATACCCCCTGATCCTGAAAGGCCGGCAGAACGGCACCCGGGAACGGGCGGAAGAAGTCCTCCAGGCGGTCGGGATCGAGAAGACCCATTTCACCCATAAGCCGGGTGAAATCTCCGGCGGGCAGCAGCAGCGCGTGGCGATTGCCCGCGCGCTCGTCAACGACCCCGCCTTCCTCCTCTGTGACGAACCGACCGGAAACCTGGACTCGAAGACCGGGACCGCCATCATGACCCTCCTCGACCGGATGAATCGCGAGGAGGGCAAGACCGTCGTCATGGTCACCCACGACCCCCGGATGACCGAATACGCCGACCGCACCATCCGCCTCGTCGACGGGAGGATCGCATGA
- a CDS encoding ABC transporter permease → MTFFDLARRNVTRHWLRSSLAVIGIVIGVIAIASLGIMGNSIGLMFGDMVSDVGDTLIVSPATGVGGGKLTERQVDDIARAVGSNVVIPFSSTADRIFVGEKESVAMIYAIPAGDIAGLLDVESGAYLKETGAGCLIGSELAANSRENGLKLGARVRMGDETLRVVGVLKERGMGFDINPDYAIIVPYSWYSSHYDEDDYDQVIVKVRDVNDIDAVKESIEQRMNRREDVVNVMDTRGILESIFEATGSITVFLAGIGAISLLVAGVSILNVMLMSVTERIKEIGVLRSIGTRRGEVMRMFIYEALVLGLAGAVLGGVLSFCAGYLVTAIFVGNADYLFDPTSLLYIVFGMAFGVITSVASGLYPAWKAAHLNPIQALRHE, encoded by the coding sequence ATGACGTTCTTCGACCTCGCCCGCCGGAATGTCACCCGTCACTGGCTCCGGTCGTCCCTTGCGGTCATCGGGATCGTCATCGGCGTCATCGCGATCGCCTCCCTCGGCATCATGGGCAACAGCATCGGCCTGATGTTCGGCGATATGGTCAGCGACGTCGGCGACACCCTCATCGTCTCCCCGGCGACGGGCGTGGGCGGCGGGAAACTCACCGAGCGGCAGGTGGACGACATCGCGCGGGCGGTCGGATCCAATGTGGTCATACCGTTCTCAAGCACCGCCGACAGGATATTCGTCGGCGAAAAAGAGAGCGTCGCGATGATCTACGCGATCCCCGCCGGCGATATCGCCGGTCTGCTCGACGTGGAGTCCGGAGCCTACCTGAAGGAGACCGGTGCCGGATGCCTGATCGGGAGCGAGCTTGCCGCGAACAGCAGGGAGAACGGCCTGAAGCTCGGCGCCCGGGTCCGGATGGGCGATGAGACCCTTCGGGTGGTCGGCGTGCTCAAGGAGCGGGGGATGGGGTTCGACATCAACCCCGACTACGCCATCATCGTGCCTTACTCCTGGTACTCGAGCCATTACGACGAGGACGATTACGACCAGGTGATCGTGAAGGTCAGGGACGTCAACGACATCGACGCGGTCAAGGAGTCGATCGAGCAGAGGATGAACCGGCGGGAGGACGTCGTCAACGTCATGGACACCCGCGGGATCCTCGAGAGCATCTTTGAGGCCACCGGGTCGATCACGGTCTTTTTGGCGGGGATCGGCGCGATATCGCTCCTCGTCGCCGGGGTCTCGATCCTGAATGTGATGCTGATGTCGGTCACCGAGCGGATCAAGGAGATCGGCGTTCTCCGGAGCATCGGCACCCGTCGCGGCGAGGTGATGCGGATGTTCATCTACGAGGCGCTCGTCCTCGGCCTTGCAGGCGCCGTCCTCGGCGGTGTGCTCAGTTTCTGCGCCGGCTACCTGGTGACGGCGATCTTCGTCGGGAACGCGGACTACCTCTTCGACCCGACGAGCCTCCTCTACATCGTCTTCGGGATGGCCTTCGGCGTCATCACGAGCGTGGCGTCCGGCCTCTACCCGGCCTGGAAGGCGGCGCACCTGAACCCGATCCAGGCCCTGCGCCACGAGTGA
- a CDS encoding pyridoxal-phosphate-dependent aminotransferase family protein, which produces MEHEPLLMIPGPVPIPQRVRAAMTRQAINHRGPEFGAAYADTVRTLKTLFGTANELYIISGSGSAGMEAGVANFARDKRIVSLVNGKFGDRFAKISARYGTVTTLESGWGTPLDLAALERELEAGAEVVTMVHNETSAGIRNPAPEVGKLARKHDALFIMDGVTSIGGDDVRMDEWGVDIAVVGSQKCLAAPAGLAAIAVGERAWDRISEKRPFYLDMAAYRKSGSGTPMETPYTPAVPLFLALCEACKIIEEEGIDARIARHRRMTEAVRAAAKGWGVELFPELDEYHAYSNTVTAMRLPKGVTDKDLRGTVKQFGIEIAGGQDHLKGKIFRIGTMGGVGAQEILATLAAVQFALKKSNVAAGDGVEAAAGVLLG; this is translated from the coding sequence ATGGAACACGAACCACTCCTGATGATCCCGGGCCCGGTACCCATTCCGCAGCGGGTACGCGCCGCCATGACGCGGCAGGCCATCAACCACCGCGGCCCCGAGTTCGGCGCCGCATATGCGGACACTGTCCGGACCTTAAAGACCCTATTCGGCACCGCAAACGAGCTCTATATTATCAGCGGCTCGGGAAGCGCCGGCATGGAGGCCGGCGTCGCGAACTTTGCGCGGGACAAACGAATCGTCTCGCTCGTTAACGGCAAGTTCGGCGACCGCTTCGCCAAGATCAGCGCACGTTACGGCACCGTCACCACCCTCGAGTCCGGGTGGGGAACCCCGCTCGATCTCGCGGCCCTCGAGCGGGAACTCGAGGCCGGTGCCGAGGTCGTCACCATGGTACACAACGAGACGAGTGCCGGGATCAGGAACCCCGCGCCCGAGGTCGGTAAACTCGCCCGGAAGCACGACGCGCTCTTCATCATGGACGGAGTCACCTCCATCGGCGGCGACGATGTCCGGATGGACGAGTGGGGCGTCGATATCGCCGTCGTCGGCTCGCAGAAGTGCCTCGCGGCCCCCGCGGGCCTCGCGGCCATCGCCGTCGGCGAGCGTGCCTGGGACCGGATCTCGGAGAAGCGGCCGTTCTACCTCGATATGGCTGCCTACCGGAAGAGCGGGAGCGGCACCCCGATGGAGACCCCCTACACCCCGGCGGTCCCGCTCTTCCTCGCGCTCTGCGAGGCCTGCAAGATCATCGAGGAAGAAGGCATCGATGCCCGGATCGCCCGCCACCGCCGGATGACCGAAGCCGTCCGCGCCGCGGCGAAGGGCTGGGGCGTCGAACTCTTCCCGGAGCTCGATGAATACCACGCCTACTCGAACACCGTGACCGCGATGCGGCTCCCCAAAGGTGTCACCGACAAGGATCTCCGGGGAACCGTCAAGCAGTTCGGCATCGAGATCGCCGGCGGCCAGGACCACCTCAAGGGCAAGATCTTCCGGATCGGTACCATGGGCGGCGTCGGGGCGCAGGAGATCCTCGCCACCCTCGCGGCCGTCCAGTTCGCCCTGAAAAAGTCCAACGTTGCGGCCGGCGACGGTGTCGAGGCCGCTGCCGGGGTGCTGCTCGGATGA
- the radC gene encoding RadC family protein — protein MRDTPNRDRPRERLAARGPEALTDAELLALLLGRGTKGRDVWQVAGDVERCLKRAEGCPSYDDLLGIDGVGSAKACEIMACFELGRRYFGDDGVSGHRIARPEDVLPLVTEWRDKKQEYFFCITLNGAGAVIERRIVTVGILNQSLVHPREVFSDAITDRAASVILVHNHPSGTLEPSAQDLAITRQLVEAGSILGIRVLDHIIVTKNGCASLKELGHL, from the coding sequence ATGCGAGACACCCCGAACCGCGATCGCCCGCGCGAGAGACTGGCAGCACGAGGACCGGAGGCTCTCACCGATGCCGAACTGCTCGCCCTTCTCCTCGGGCGCGGCACGAAGGGGCGGGACGTCTGGCAGGTCGCGGGCGACGTCGAACGCTGCCTGAAACGTGCCGAAGGTTGCCCTTCTTATGACGATCTCCTCGGAATAGACGGGGTCGGGTCGGCGAAAGCCTGCGAGATCATGGCCTGCTTCGAACTCGGCCGGAGATACTTCGGGGACGACGGGGTCTCCGGGCACCGGATCGCCCGCCCCGAGGACGTGCTCCCCCTGGTCACGGAATGGCGGGACAAGAAGCAGGAGTACTTCTTCTGCATCACCTTAAACGGTGCCGGCGCTGTGATCGAGCGGCGGATCGTCACCGTCGGAATCCTGAACCAGAGCCTCGTCCACCCCCGGGAGGTCTTTTCCGATGCGATCACCGACCGTGCGGCCTCGGTCATCCTGGTCCATAACCATCCTTCGGGCACGCTCGAGCCGTCCGCCCAGGATCTCGCCATCACCCGGCAGCTCGTCGAGGCCGGATCGATCCTCGGCATCCGGGTGCTCGACCACATCATCGTCACGAAGAACGGCTGCGCGAGCTTAAAAGAACTCGGGCACCTGTAA
- the ribC gene encoding riboflavin synthase: MKIGIADTTFARVDMGGIAIDEIRKHASVGLERYVVPGIKDLPVACKKLIEERGCDLVMALGMPGGAEKDKVCAHEASQGLILCQLMTNKHVIEVFVHEDEARNAKELAWLMEQRTREHAVNAVRLALRPKDLEKLAGTGQRQGFEDVGPARP; encoded by the coding sequence ATGAAGATCGGGATCGCCGACACGACGTTCGCCCGGGTCGACATGGGCGGGATCGCCATCGACGAGATTCGCAAGCACGCGAGCGTCGGACTGGAACGCTACGTCGTCCCCGGGATCAAGGACCTCCCGGTGGCGTGCAAGAAACTGATCGAGGAGCGGGGGTGCGACCTCGTGATGGCGCTCGGGATGCCCGGGGGAGCGGAGAAGGACAAGGTCTGCGCCCACGAGGCCTCCCAGGGCCTCATCCTCTGCCAGCTGATGACGAACAAACACGTCATCGAGGTCTTCGTCCACGAGGACGAGGCAAGGAACGCCAAAGAGCTTGCCTGGCTGATGGAGCAGCGGACGAGGGAGCACGCGGTGAACGCCGTCCGGCTCGCGCTCCGCCCGAAGGATCTCGAGAAACTCGCCGGGACCGGCCAGCGGCAGGGGTTCGAGGACGTCGGGCCCGCACGCCCCTGA
- a CDS encoding pyridoxal phosphate-dependent aminotransferase produces the protein MRGLSEKVAAIAPSATIEISNAARRMAQGGVDVISLSIGEPDFDTPAHIKDACIDALRRGETHYAPSAGIPALTAAIAEKVARENNVAAKPDEVIVTCGAKDAIYEAMEAVLNPTDEVLILDPAWVSYEPCVELAGAVARHHPLSTETFQVEDTLLEALGPRTKMIVVNSPSNPSGAVLNADSLRLVADICRDHDLYALSDEIYEKLVYGKEHVSLASLDGMAERTITINGFSKAYAMTGWRIGYAVAPRPILRQMEKVQQHTISHPTTFAMFGALAALRGSQDCVEAMRREFERRRDYLIPALRDLGYATAPADGAFYAYVKVDGDDMAIARSWLHDAHVAVTPGTAFYTPGWLRLSYATAMENLEKAVERIARV, from the coding sequence ATGAGGGGTCTCTCGGAGAAGGTTGCGGCCATCGCTCCCTCCGCGACGATCGAGATCTCGAACGCCGCAAGGCGGATGGCGCAGGGGGGGGTCGATGTCATCAGCCTCTCCATCGGGGAGCCGGATTTCGACACCCCGGCCCACATCAAGGACGCCTGCATCGACGCCCTCCGCCGTGGCGAGACACATTACGCCCCGAGTGCCGGGATACCGGCGCTGACGGCCGCGATAGCCGAGAAGGTCGCCCGCGAGAACAACGTTGCCGCAAAGCCGGACGAGGTGATCGTCACCTGCGGGGCGAAAGACGCCATCTACGAGGCGATGGAGGCCGTCCTGAACCCCACCGATGAGGTGCTCATCCTCGACCCGGCGTGGGTATCCTACGAGCCCTGCGTAGAGCTTGCAGGCGCCGTCGCCCGGCACCACCCGCTCTCGACAGAGACCTTCCAGGTCGAAGACACCCTTCTCGAGGCCCTCGGCCCCCGGACGAAGATGATCGTGGTCAACTCCCCCTCGAACCCCTCCGGCGCGGTGCTGAACGCGGACTCGCTCCGGCTCGTCGCCGATATCTGCCGTGACCACGACCTCTACGCGCTCTCCGACGAGATCTACGAGAAGCTGGTCTACGGCAAGGAGCACGTCTCCCTCGCCTCGCTCGACGGTATGGCCGAGCGGACGATCACGATCAACGGGTTCTCGAAGGCCTACGCGATGACCGGGTGGCGGATCGGCTACGCGGTCGCTCCCCGGCCGATCCTCCGGCAGATGGAGAAGGTGCAGCAGCACACCATATCGCACCCGACGACGTTTGCGATGTTCGGCGCCCTCGCTGCGCTCCGGGGCAGCCAGGACTGCGTGGAGGCGATGCGTCGCGAGTTCGAGCGCCGGCGCGACTACCTCATTCCGGCGCTCCGCGACCTCGGCTACGCCACCGCCCCGGCCGACGGGGCTTTCTACGCCTACGTGAAGGTCGACGGCGACGACATGGCGATCGCCCGGTCGTGGCTCCACGATGCCCATGTGGCGGTCACCCCGGGAACCGCTTTTTACACCCCCGGCTGGCTCCGGCTCTCCTACGCGACCGCGATGGAGAACCTCGAGAAAGCGGTCGAACGGATCGCGCGGGTTTAA
- a CDS encoding COG1361 S-layer family protein, whose protein sequence is MKPLNVLIISLLCAAIALVAPVSAAPADLTVVSSSLDPMVLMKGDTGTLTVVIQNNGAEPVAIRNARLYGSGVVPLSDPYPSVGELGAGNSKTFTFTVRADGGEGTFYPQFVLDFRDAGSLRYPVPVQVEDTPLSASVIEKPDAFSASRTADITVRVGNPRPNAASGVQVIPQGSDFTVTPTGGFIGALAPDASGTVTFNLTPTAETDVTFQVVWRNGINTHTADLVLPVAFGEDKKQADPVITNVEVTPIAGGYRIVGDVMNAGLESARSVLVTPGSPATPIDPFRVYVVGTLDPDDISSFEVTFTTDGTVEEIPVVVEYRDADGNRYTSTRMVGLGNTAAAPLDEQREDGGFPVVGFIVVVLVALGIAGAVYYSWKRT, encoded by the coding sequence ATGAAACCACTCAACGTTTTGATTATATCACTCCTCTGTGCCGCGATAGCCCTCGTTGCACCGGTTAGCGCTGCCCCTGCAGACCTCACCGTGGTCTCCTCGTCTCTCGACCCCATGGTCCTGATGAAAGGGGACACCGGGACGCTGACGGTAGTGATCCAGAACAACGGCGCCGAGCCGGTCGCGATCCGGAACGCCCGGCTCTACGGCAGCGGGGTCGTGCCGTTGAGCGACCCCTACCCCTCGGTCGGGGAGCTCGGCGCCGGGAACAGCAAGACGTTCACCTTCACCGTCCGGGCGGACGGGGGCGAGGGGACGTTCTACCCCCAGTTCGTGCTCGACTTCCGGGACGCCGGCAGCCTGCGCTACCCGGTCCCGGTCCAGGTCGAGGATACCCCGCTCAGCGCGTCGGTGATCGAGAAGCCGGACGCCTTCTCCGCGTCGCGGACGGCCGACATCACCGTCCGGGTGGGCAACCCGCGGCCGAACGCCGCCTCGGGCGTCCAGGTGATCCCGCAGGGGAGCGACTTTACCGTCACCCCGACCGGCGGGTTCATCGGGGCGCTCGCCCCCGACGCGTCCGGGACGGTCACGTTCAACCTGACGCCCACTGCGGAGACGGACGTCACGTTCCAGGTGGTCTGGCGCAACGGGATCAACACCCATACCGCCGACCTCGTGCTGCCGGTCGCGTTCGGCGAGGACAAGAAGCAGGCCGACCCCGTCATCACCAACGTCGAGGTCACGCCGATCGCCGGGGGCTACCGGATCGTGGGCGACGTCATGAACGCCGGCCTCGAGTCCGCCCGGTCGGTGCTCGTCACCCCCGGGTCGCCCGCGACGCCCATCGACCCGTTCCGGGTCTACGTCGTCGGGACGCTTGACCCCGACGACATCTCGTCGTTCGAGGTGACGTTTACGACCGACGGAACCGTGGAGGAGATCCCGGTCGTCGTCGAGTACCGGGACGCCGACGGGAACCGCTACACGTCGACGCGGATGGTCGGGCTCGGCAACACAGCGGCCGCCCCGCTCGACGAGCAGCGGGAGGACGGCGGGTTCCCGGTTGTCGGGTTCATCGTCGTCGTGCTCGTCGCGCTCGGGATCGCCGGAGCAGTCTATTACTCGTGGAAGCGGACGTAA
- the ribH gene encoding 6,7-dimethyl-8-ribityllumazine synthase — protein MTVKLGFVVAEFNRDITYMMEIEAREHAGFLDAEVADTIYVPGAYDMPLAIKKLLERGEIDAVVTIGCVIEGATQHDEIVVQHAARKIIDLSLEFGKPVALGISGPGMTRMEATERIDYAKRAVESAVKMVQRLE, from the coding sequence ATGACGGTAAAACTTGGATTCGTCGTCGCGGAATTCAACCGCGACATCACCTACATGATGGAGATCGAGGCCCGGGAACACGCCGGTTTCCTCGACGCGGAAGTTGCCGATACGATCTACGTCCCCGGCGCCTACGATATGCCGCTCGCGATCAAGAAACTGCTCGAACGCGGCGAGATCGACGCGGTCGTCACCATCGGCTGCGTCATCGAGGGCGCCACCCAGCACGACGAGATCGTCGTCCAGCACGCGGCGCGTAAGATCATCGACCTCTCTCTCGAGTTCGGCAAACCCGTTGCTCTCGGCATCTCCGGGCCGGGGATGACCCGGATGGAAGCGACCGAGCGTATCGATTACGCGAAGCGCGCCGTCGAATCGGCCGTGAAGATGGTCCAGCGGTTGGAATGA
- a CDS encoding DUF2953 domain-containing protein → MAATLLFVILLAVAVILLALLLALYLVPVTVSTVADCSRERARATATVAWGIAEARVRVGDDEQVLEILLVGRRVMTRDLGELAAAEPEEEKKEEERKPVQSVRDYLDAAGDLWPHLWRILETVYRSLRLETLRGDIILGLESPADTGVVYGYCTAARYALWPAEAIDFVMTPVFDREVFEGTFILRLQIRRPLLILIAVARALLKKPVRERLRQVSGRGAPGA, encoded by the coding sequence ATGGCCGCGACCCTTCTCTTCGTCATCCTGCTCGCCGTCGCCGTCATCCTCCTCGCTCTTCTGCTGGCCCTCTATCTGGTTCCGGTGACCGTCTCGACGGTCGCCGACTGCAGTCGGGAGAGAGCCCGGGCGACGGCAACCGTAGCCTGGGGCATCGCGGAGGCGAGGGTCCGGGTCGGCGACGACGAGCAGGTGCTCGAGATCCTCCTCGTCGGCCGCCGGGTCATGACCAGGGATCTGGGGGAGCTGGCGGCGGCGGAGCCGGAGGAAGAGAAGAAAGAGGAAGAGCGAAAACCGGTCCAATCGGTGCGGGACTACCTCGACGCCGCGGGCGACCTCTGGCCGCATCTCTGGAGGATCCTCGAAACCGTCTACCGGTCTCTCCGCCTTGAAACGCTCCGGGGGGATATCATCCTCGGCCTCGAGAGCCCCGCCGACACCGGCGTCGTGTACGGCTACTGCACCGCCGCCCGTTACGCGCTCTGGCCGGCGGAGGCGATCGACTTCGTGATGACCCCGGTCTTCGACCGCGAGGTCTTCGAAGGCACCTTCATACTCCGGCTGCAGATCCGCCGGCCGCTCCTGATCCTCATCGCGGTCGCGAGGGCTCTTTTGAAAAAACCGGTGCGAGAACGGCTCCGCCAGGTATCGGGAAGAGGTGCTCCGGGTGCCTGA